A window from Leptothermofonsia sichuanensis E412 encodes these proteins:
- a CDS encoding sensor histidine kinase, protein MVVNANDAVLITEAEPINLPGPRIVYANEAFSRLTGYTTEEVVGKTPRILQGAKTNRDTLNKIRDALEHWQPIVVELINYRKDGSEFWVELSITPVADHNGWFTHWVAIQRDIGRRKQLEEELLKTLEQEKELSELKSRFVAMTSHEFRTPLSTILSSAELLEHYGHQWTEAERLDQLHLIQNTVQHMTQLLEDVLLIGKAESDRLEFNPGPLDLTRFCHDLALQIQVSVGKRHRIDFLSHCPEAIARADEKLLRQILTNLLSNAVKYSPAGSTVQFELACDRETARFQIKDQGIGIPPEEGHRLFEAFHRAKNVGTIPGTGLGLTIVKHCLDAHNGSIHFISEVNAGTTFVVTVPLKEGRRMKAEG, encoded by the coding sequence GTGGTAGTCAACGCCAATGATGCAGTTCTGATCACTGAAGCAGAACCAATTAACCTGCCTGGTCCTCGCATTGTTTATGCGAATGAGGCATTCAGCCGCCTGACTGGCTACACGACTGAGGAAGTGGTGGGCAAAACTCCCCGCATTCTGCAAGGGGCAAAAACAAACCGGGACACTTTGAATAAAATTCGAGACGCCCTGGAACACTGGCAACCCATCGTTGTGGAACTGATCAATTACCGCAAGGATGGGTCAGAGTTCTGGGTTGAACTGAGCATTACACCCGTTGCCGATCACAATGGGTGGTTTACCCACTGGGTCGCCATTCAACGGGATATCGGCCGCCGCAAACAACTGGAAGAGGAACTGCTCAAAACGCTGGAACAGGAGAAGGAATTGAGCGAACTCAAATCCCGCTTTGTTGCCATGACCTCCCATGAATTTCGCACTCCCCTCAGCACAATTCTGTCGTCCGCAGAACTGTTGGAACATTACGGGCATCAATGGACTGAAGCCGAACGTCTGGATCAACTTCACCTGATTCAAAATACGGTGCAACATATGACCCAGTTGTTGGAAGATGTGTTGCTGATTGGTAAGGCTGAGTCAGACCGGCTGGAATTTAACCCAGGTCCACTGGATTTAACCCGATTTTGTCATGACCTGGCACTGCAAATTCAGGTGAGTGTGGGTAAACGACACAGGATTGATTTTCTCAGTCATTGCCCTGAGGCGATCGCCCGGGCCGATGAAAAATTGCTCCGGCAGATTTTGACCAATCTGCTGTCCAATGCCGTGAAGTATTCCCCCGCTGGTAGTACCGTCCAGTTTGAGCTTGCCTGCGATCGTGAAACCGCCAGGTTTCAGATCAAAGACCAGGGGATTGGCATCCCACCAGAAGAAGGGCACCGTTTGTTTGAAGCCTTTCACCGGGCAAAAAACGTAGGTACTATTCCCGGTACGGGACTGGGGCTGACAATCGTAAAACATTGCCTGGATGCCCACAACGGCAGCATTCACTTTATCAGTGAGGTCAACGCTGGAACCACATTTGTGGTGACAGTTCCGTTGAAAGAAGGCAGAAGAATGAAGGCAGAAGGATGA
- a CDS encoding tetratricopeptide repeat protein, with amino-acid sequence MDPDARLEDEVRGFWLTKWGEFEEAEVVLQRAIQRNPINAETRYHLGVVLTELGRPEEAIAEYQQAVCINPDFAAAYSNLGGLLWRLGHLKEALAATRQAIRLQPDSSISYHNLGLILDQQGDLDGAMNAYRQAIRADSENTYAYGNLGNLLMNQGNLEEAISLFQQAIRIRPHPIEHCNLGNALYKQGKLDEAIAEVKQAIQLQPKFGNAYDLLAILWIEQQNWPEAIAACQQALRLNPNSFKAEFNLGFALEQQGQTEEAIAHFQKAKELAQSQNNTEASAELDQYLQYLEAETSVDSVQRAIEQEDWPQVEAISTRNIQLDPDSPANYYYLGLALKKQGKLEAAIAAYRQAIRIKPDFAMVYVNLGNALRVQGQLQDAIAAHQQAIQIDPDLFQAYLGLGNALGDQQQFEAAIAAYRQAIHLCPDFAHAYNGLGVALRCQGHLIQAIKAFDKANSLNPDLADSRQNLTDILSSAESVSELQKAIHTNPDDARMHYLLGRAMEIQGKPESAISCFRQAVQIDPQLIDARLSLGLILFEQGNLDEAIAEFRAALRIDPQNARAHLGLGKAFIRQNNFLEGIKHFEQARELAREQGDLQLFEELSSIFSNSPFKITDMKTAPSIYSESPGQPDQRTHHYRTRKSHPKKGSASEVDYNLTPLLTIVFLISSIFLFRTCISSNVITPQNTQSPIPASPQ; translated from the coding sequence ATGGACCCAGATGCTAGATTAGAGGATGAGGTTCGAGGGTTTTGGCTGACGAAATGGGGAGAGTTTGAAGAAGCGGAAGTAGTTCTTCAGAGAGCCATTCAGCGCAATCCTATCAATGCAGAAACCCGCTATCATCTAGGAGTCGTGCTAACTGAGTTAGGTCGTCCGGAGGAGGCGATCGCTGAGTATCAGCAAGCAGTTTGTATCAATCCTGATTTTGCAGCAGCCTACAGCAATTTAGGAGGCCTCCTGTGGCGGCTAGGGCATCTGAAGGAAGCGCTCGCCGCCACCAGACAAGCTATCCGCCTGCAGCCTGATTCTTCCATTTCTTACCATAATTTGGGGCTTATTCTTGATCAACAGGGAGATTTAGACGGGGCGATGAATGCCTACCGACAGGCCATCCGCGCCGATTCTGAAAATACCTATGCTTATGGCAATCTAGGAAATCTTCTGATGAATCAGGGAAACCTGGAAGAAGCGATTTCACTGTTTCAGCAAGCGATTCGGATTCGACCCCATCCGATTGAGCACTGCAATCTGGGAAATGCTTTATACAAGCAAGGTAAGCTGGATGAGGCGATCGCCGAGGTTAAACAAGCTATTCAACTTCAACCCAAGTTTGGAAATGCCTATGACCTGCTGGCAATCTTATGGATAGAGCAGCAGAATTGGCCAGAGGCAATTGCCGCATGCCAGCAGGCTCTTCGGCTCAATCCCAACAGTTTCAAGGCTGAGTTCAACTTAGGGTTTGCTCTAGAACAACAAGGGCAGACTGAAGAAGCAATTGCCCACTTTCAGAAAGCGAAAGAACTAGCCCAGTCCCAGAATAACACCGAGGCGAGTGCTGAACTCGATCAGTATTTGCAGTATCTTGAAGCGGAAACTTCCGTAGATTCCGTTCAGCGAGCGATTGAGCAAGAAGACTGGCCACAGGTTGAGGCCATTTCAACCAGGAACATTCAACTCGATCCGGATAGCCCGGCAAATTACTATTACCTGGGGCTGGCTCTTAAAAAACAGGGAAAGCTGGAAGCGGCGATCGCTGCCTATCGGCAGGCAATTCGGATTAAGCCTGATTTTGCTATGGTTTATGTCAATCTGGGAAATGCACTGAGAGTGCAGGGGCAGTTACAGGATGCCATTGCAGCCCATCAGCAAGCCATTCAAATTGACCCCGACCTGTTTCAGGCTTATCTCGGTTTAGGAAATGCTCTTGGCGATCAGCAGCAGTTTGAGGCGGCAATTGCCGCCTATCGCCAGGCCATTCACCTTTGCCCTGACTTTGCCCACGCTTACAACGGATTGGGGGTAGCTCTTAGATGTCAGGGCCACCTGATTCAGGCAATTAAGGCATTCGATAAAGCTAACTCCCTCAATCCAGACCTTGCAGATTCCAGACAGAATCTAACGGATATTTTGTCCAGTGCCGAGTCGGTCTCAGAACTTCAAAAAGCGATTCACACCAACCCTGACGATGCCCGGATGCACTATCTCCTGGGACGTGCGATGGAAATCCAGGGTAAGCCAGAGTCCGCTATTTCTTGTTTCAGGCAAGCCGTTCAGATCGACCCACAATTGATCGATGCTCGCCTTAGCCTGGGGTTGATCCTGTTCGAGCAAGGAAATCTGGACGAAGCTATTGCAGAGTTTAGAGCGGCCCTTCGCATCGACCCTCAGAATGCACGGGCGCACTTAGGCTTGGGAAAAGCTTTTATAAGGCAGAACAACTTTCTGGAAGGGATAAAGCATTTTGAGCAGGCCAGGGAGCTGGCTAGAGAACAGGGCGATCTTCAGCTTTTTGAAGAGCTGAGTTCGATTTTCTCAAACTCGCCGTTTAAGATAACTGATATGAAAACGGCTCCATCCATTTATTCTGAATCACCTGGTCAACCTGATCAGAGAACGCATCACTACCGCACCAGGAAATCCCACCCAAAGAAAGGTTCTGCCTCAGAAGTTGACTATAACCTTACTCCTTTATTGACCATTGTATTTCTCATTTCAAGTATTTTCTTGTTTCGCACCTGCATCTCCAGTAATGTCATCACTCCACAGAATACCCAATCACCTATCCCCGCATCACCCCAATAA